A genome region from Rickettsiales endosymbiont of Stachyamoeba lipophora includes the following:
- a CDS encoding cytochrome c-type biogenesis protein CcmH, whose amino-acid sequence MIINNLYADYEQDKQREYYLYQQFKCLTCAGQTIEGSNTEFAIKLKQQIVNLMEQGNTNEEIIQIIIDEYGEQVLANPDLEQQKLLMIIPILIGVLGAGLLILLYIRKRTQV is encoded by the coding sequence TTGATAATAAATAACCTTTATGCTGATTATGAACAAGATAAGCAAAGAGAATATTATCTTTACCAGCAGTTTAAGTGCTTAACTTGTGCAGGGCAAACTATTGAAGGTTCTAATACAGAATTTGCGATCAAGCTTAAGCAGCAGATTGTAAATTTAATGGAGCAAGGCAATACTAATGAAGAAATAATCCAAATAATAATCGATGAGTATGGAGAGCAAGTTTTAGCTAACCCTGATCTTGAGCAGCAAAAATTATTAATGATAATACCTATTCTGATTGGTGTTTTAGGGGCCGGGTTACTAATTTTGCTTTACATAAGAAAGCGTACTCAGGTATAA
- a CDS encoding TlpA family protein disulfide reductase codes for MKKARLKVLLSFLMFAVAIIIINNTYQPEFKGEINRKQIGLQLEQDYQFTELNQQHSFALKEINSKFYIINFIASWCNLCNKQAKVLLKLKEQYNIPIYAMPWHDSEYNINLYLEFNNSKKDYDKVLIDKTGWFSKELEIFALPTTLLVDENHQIRFFVTGVINEYVIKKYILPIIDNK; via the coding sequence ATGAAAAAAGCAAGGTTAAAAGTTTTACTTAGCTTCCTAATGTTCGCTGTGGCAATAATTATTATTAATAATACTTACCAACCAGAGTTTAAAGGTGAGATTAATCGTAAACAAATTGGTTTGCAACTCGAGCAAGATTATCAATTTACTGAGCTAAATCAACAACATAGCTTTGCATTAAAAGAGATAAATTCTAAATTTTATATTATTAATTTTATTGCTTCCTGGTGTAATCTATGCAACAAGCAGGCAAAAGTTTTATTAAAATTAAAAGAGCAGTATAATATACCAATTTACGCAATGCCTTGGCATGATAGCGAGTATAATATTAACTTATATCTTGAGTTTAATAACAGTAAAAAAGATTATGATAAAGTTTTAATTGATAAAACCGGATGGTTTTCTAAAGAGCTTGAAATTTTTGCGTTGCCTACCACGTTATTAGTAGATGAAAATCATCAAATTCGTTTTTTTGTAACCGGAGTAATCAATGAGTATGTTATTAAAAAGTATATTCTGCCTATTATTGATAATAAATAA
- the parE gene encoding DNA topoisomerase IV subunit B, translated as MSNLFEQKSKTKPSIDYDASQIEVLEGLEPVRKRPGMYIGGTDENALHHLPVEIIDNSTDEAVAGFATKIHFMLSADNKITIADNGRGIPFDPHPKFPGKTALEVILTTLHSGGKFSNKAYQTAGGLHGVGISVVNALSDFFEVEVVRHGQRIVQRYEKGHKVFEETTEFGKPRVSGTSITFHPDPEIFGNEFYFRPKKLYALAKSKAYLFRGLEIKWQCDPAIALEVPAQENIKFPEGIVDYLKDYLGDASLVGGNYFSGLEKFYDSQNRPAKIEWALAWIAENEEAHIKSYCNTINTLQGGVHEQGFRQGLLKSLKSFADLTNNKKASQITNDDLASGIALVLSIFISEPQFLGQTKEKLLNHDISRAIEAAVKNHYDHYFGINKQQGTLVLEYLIQVAEDRINRKKARDVSRKTLTQKLRLPGKLADCARSSAQGTEIFIVEGDSAGGSAKQARRRETQAVLPLRGKILNVASNSRDKMLANQELNDLMTALGCGIGKNFDFEQLRYEKVIIMTDADVDGAHIASLLMTFFFLQMPEMVRRGSLYLAKPPLYRVVHGNKTYYAQDDKELEKLKKKLRGNIEVGRFKGLGEMTAPQLKETTMDPTTRILQKVTLLNEEEAKNSIETLMGKKPELRFRFIQEQTANLNNLKEELDI; from the coding sequence ATGAGCAATTTATTCGAACAAAAATCTAAAACTAAACCTTCTATTGATTATGATGCTTCGCAAATTGAAGTGTTAGAAGGGTTAGAGCCAGTAAGAAAACGTCCAGGAATGTATATTGGGGGTACGGACGAAAATGCCCTCCATCATTTACCCGTTGAGATTATTGATAACTCCACTGATGAAGCTGTTGCGGGCTTTGCTACTAAAATTCATTTTATGCTTTCTGCTGATAATAAAATTACTATCGCTGATAACGGAAGAGGAATTCCTTTTGATCCACATCCTAAGTTTCCAGGAAAAACTGCGTTAGAGGTAATTTTAACTACTCTTCACTCTGGTGGTAAGTTTAGTAATAAGGCTTATCAAACTGCCGGTGGTTTGCATGGTGTGGGAATTTCAGTAGTTAATGCCTTATCTGATTTTTTTGAAGTGGAAGTGGTAAGGCATGGCCAAAGAATTGTACAGCGTTATGAGAAGGGCCATAAGGTTTTTGAAGAAACTACTGAGTTTGGTAAACCTCGAGTTAGTGGTACTTCTATAACTTTTCATCCTGATCCTGAAATTTTTGGTAATGAATTTTATTTTAGGCCTAAAAAATTATATGCTTTAGCTAAGTCAAAAGCTTATTTGTTCAGAGGATTGGAGATAAAATGGCAATGCGATCCTGCTATTGCTCTCGAAGTGCCAGCTCAAGAAAATATTAAATTTCCTGAAGGTATCGTTGATTATTTAAAAGATTATTTGGGTGATGCATCTTTAGTAGGTGGTAATTATTTTTCGGGTTTAGAGAAATTTTATGATTCACAAAATCGTCCTGCCAAAATTGAATGGGCGCTAGCTTGGATTGCTGAAAATGAAGAAGCTCATATTAAAAGCTATTGTAATACGATCAATACTCTTCAAGGTGGGGTGCATGAGCAAGGTTTTAGGCAAGGCTTACTTAAAAGTTTAAAATCTTTTGCTGACCTTACTAATAACAAAAAAGCTAGCCAGATAACCAATGATGATTTAGCCAGTGGAATAGCGCTCGTGTTATCTATTTTTATTAGTGAGCCGCAATTTTTAGGGCAGACTAAGGAAAAGCTGTTAAATCATGATATATCACGAGCTATTGAAGCTGCTGTAAAAAATCATTATGATCACTATTTTGGTATTAATAAGCAGCAGGGTACTTTGGTGCTTGAGTATTTAATTCAGGTGGCTGAGGATCGAATTAATCGTAAAAAAGCTAGAGATGTATCTAGGAAAACCCTTACTCAAAAATTAAGGCTTCCTGGTAAGTTAGCCGATTGTGCGCGTAGTTCAGCACAAGGCACCGAAATTTTTATTGTAGAAGGTGACTCAGCAGGCGGGTCTGCTAAGCAAGCCAGAAGGCGAGAAACTCAGGCGGTATTACCACTGCGCGGTAAAATTCTGAATGTTGCAAGTAATAGTAGAGATAAGATGCTTGCCAACCAAGAACTTAATGATCTGATGACTGCCTTGGGTTGTGGCATAGGAAAAAACTTTGATTTTGAGCAGTTAAGATACGAAAAAGTTATTATCATGACTGATGCTGATGTGGATGGTGCTCATATTGCTAGTTTATTAATGACCTTTTTCTTTTTGCAAATGCCTGAGATGGTAAGACGGGGGAGTTTGTATTTAGCTAAGCCGCCGCTTTACCGTGTAGTTCATGGTAATAAGACCTATTATGCTCAAGATGATAAAGAGCTTGAAAAGCTTAAAAAAAAGCTAAGAGGGAATATTGAAGTAGGGCGTTTTAAGGGGCTAGGAGAAATGACAGCTCCACAGCTAAAAGAAACTACTATGGATCCTACTACTCGGATACTCCAGAAAGTTACTTTGCTGAATGAAGAAGAAGCAAAGAACTCTATTGAAACATTAATGGGTAAAAAGCCTGAGCTAAGGTTTAGGTTTATTCAAGAACAAACTGCTAATCTTAACAACCTTAAAGAAGAATTGGATATATAA
- a CDS encoding M15 family metallopeptidase, with protein sequence MFVQFGALAIGLLVIAVLADNPMHEGFVYLNEVDPTIIQSVKYCKEENFVGRPIKGYEACEIIITKKTAERLKYVQSKVNQLGYGLVVYDGYRPIRAVNDFIDWSQDLVNQQNKNLYYPRIDKSKAVEFGYLSSKSSHIRGSSVDVTLIKIGGNIKPIVIEARYLNDGYKIPYLDDGTVDMGTSFNFFDVASYQFSPLIESYQQNNRDLLKYEMEEAGFRGYNKKWWHFTLEDEPHKERYFDFIIKPKR encoded by the coding sequence ATGTTTGTTCAATTTGGAGCTTTAGCGATTGGTCTATTAGTAATTGCGGTACTTGCTGATAACCCCATGCATGAAGGCTTTGTATATTTAAATGAAGTTGATCCTACTATTATCCAGTCTGTTAAATATTGTAAGGAGGAGAATTTTGTTGGAAGGCCGATTAAAGGTTATGAAGCTTGTGAAATTATTATTACTAAAAAAACTGCTGAAAGGTTGAAATATGTTCAATCTAAAGTTAATCAATTGGGATATGGTTTGGTAGTTTATGATGGTTATAGGCCGATAAGAGCGGTTAATGATTTTATTGATTGGTCTCAAGACTTAGTTAACCAGCAAAATAAGAATTTATATTACCCTCGTATTGATAAATCAAAAGCAGTTGAATTTGGGTATTTATCCTCTAAGTCTTCACATATTCGTGGTAGTTCCGTAGATGTAACTTTAATTAAAATTGGGGGTAATATTAAACCAATTGTAATAGAAGCGCGTTATCTTAATGATGGGTATAAAATTCCTTATTTAGATGATGGCACAGTGGATATGGGTACTTCATTTAACTTTTTTGATGTAGCATCATATCAATTTAGTCCATTAATTGAAAGCTACCAACAAAATAACCGTGACTTGCTTAAATATGAAATGGAAGAAGCGGGCTTTAGAGGTTATAATAAAAAATGGTGGCACTTTACTTTAGAAGATGAACCTCATAAAGAAAGATATTTCGACTTTATAATTAAACCAAAAAGGTAA